One Glutamicibacter halophytocola DNA segment encodes these proteins:
- a CDS encoding Sir2 family NAD-dependent protein deacetylase, with protein sequence MAHHSAIRSMQRIVEQQAPASPEDEARAGVQQMLNSGSVLVVTGAGVSTDSGIPDYRGPNGSLQRHRPMTYQEFRYRPEARQRYWARGYVGWRHMDKAEPNQIHRRLVQWEQEGKITGIITQNVDGLHQQAGSKRVIPVHGDLSTVRCLNCGFSEDRRDFDVRLEAANEGYLEAVEIDPSAVNPDGDVELPQYLIDQFAMVRCLNCDSYALKPDVVYFGESVPPERKELMAALEAESSALLVLGSSLAVMSGYKVLLNFVKRELPVALITNGHVRGEQKATWRWRVPLETALSQLT encoded by the coding sequence ATGGCGCATCACTCGGCGATCCGCTCGATGCAGCGCATAGTGGAGCAACAAGCGCCAGCGTCACCAGAGGATGAAGCCCGCGCCGGGGTGCAGCAGATGCTGAACTCAGGCAGCGTCCTGGTGGTCACCGGCGCCGGTGTCTCCACCGATTCGGGCATCCCGGATTACCGCGGGCCGAACGGCTCGCTGCAGCGCCACCGTCCGATGACGTACCAGGAGTTCCGCTACCGCCCGGAAGCGCGCCAGCGCTATTGGGCCCGAGGCTATGTCGGCTGGCGCCATATGGACAAGGCCGAGCCGAACCAGATCCACCGGCGGCTGGTGCAGTGGGAACAAGAAGGAAAAATTACCGGCATCATCACGCAAAACGTGGATGGCCTGCACCAGCAGGCTGGATCAAAGCGGGTCATCCCGGTGCATGGGGATTTGTCTACCGTTCGATGCCTGAACTGCGGCTTCAGCGAGGACCGCCGAGACTTCGACGTCCGTCTTGAGGCAGCGAACGAAGGATACCTCGAAGCGGTAGAGATCGACCCTTCCGCAGTGAATCCCGATGGCGACGTGGAGCTGCCTCAATACCTGATCGACCAGTTTGCCATGGTCCGCTGCTTGAACTGTGATTCCTATGCCTTGAAGCCAGATGTGGTGTACTTCGGGGAGAGCGTTCCGCCTGAGCGCAAGGAACTCATGGCGGCGCTGGAAGCAGAATCCAGCGCGCTGTTGGTCCTCGGGTCATCACTGGCCGTGATGAGCGGCTACAAGGTGCTGCTGAACTTCGTCAAAAGGGAACTGCCAGTAGCCCTGATTACCAACGGGCACGTGCGTGGGGAACAGAAGGCTACCTGGCGCTGGCGAGTTCCGCTGGAAACCGCGCTGTCCCAGCTGACCTAG
- a CDS encoding sensor histidine kinase, whose translation MNNVDRPRGLSARLKLSITMCLLVVGTGAVLFALVYLFLLRYIPDGVLNTKFGEFAPSRKDLARAFIPRALWALGFLVAGSGIGSWFLAGHLLRPLARMQRTANSVSSGDLNRRVHLHGPRTEFSDVADAMDSMLDRLENQITQQQRFAANASHELRTPLAALRTTLEVGPSQQLPGPQFIQRLQHITAKAERSVDSLLTLSRAQSNGLAKMPIDLSLLLEDLVEQYLPEAITRGLEFDIQLGDLPAVEADADLLEHAVANLVRNALSYSNSKAWLCSGSDGSMVEITVENDGEVLTAEQAQLILEPFHRLERIGSIKSSGSGLGLPIVAAVVQAHGGAFRLAPRPAGGLSAVIRLPALKPWAPSF comes from the coding sequence ATGAACAATGTCGATCGGCCCCGTGGCCTCAGCGCCAGGCTCAAGCTGAGCATCACCATGTGCCTGCTCGTCGTTGGCACAGGTGCAGTGCTCTTCGCCCTGGTCTACCTCTTCCTGCTTCGCTATATCCCCGATGGGGTGCTGAACACGAAGTTCGGCGAATTCGCTCCGAGCCGCAAGGACCTGGCCAGGGCTTTTATTCCGCGGGCGCTTTGGGCGCTGGGCTTCCTCGTAGCAGGCAGCGGCATCGGCTCCTGGTTCTTGGCAGGACATCTGCTGCGCCCGCTGGCACGCATGCAGCGGACCGCGAATTCGGTCAGCTCAGGGGATCTGAACCGTCGTGTCCATCTTCATGGTCCACGCACTGAATTCTCCGACGTGGCCGACGCCATGGATTCCATGCTTGACCGGCTCGAAAACCAGATCACTCAGCAGCAGCGATTCGCGGCGAATGCATCCCATGAACTGCGCACCCCTTTGGCCGCGCTGCGCACCACCTTGGAGGTGGGTCCCAGCCAGCAGCTCCCCGGGCCGCAGTTCATCCAACGCCTGCAGCACATCACGGCCAAGGCCGAGCGTTCCGTGGATTCATTGCTCACGCTCTCGCGCGCCCAGTCCAATGGCCTGGCCAAGATGCCCATAGACCTCTCGCTGCTGCTTGAGGATTTGGTGGAGCAATACCTTCCCGAGGCGATCACCCGCGGCCTCGAATTCGACATTCAGCTCGGCGATCTTCCCGCGGTGGAAGCCGATGCCGACCTGTTGGAACATGCAGTAGCCAACTTGGTTCGCAATGCGCTGTCCTACTCGAATTCGAAGGCTTGGCTCTGCTCCGGATCTGATGGGAGCATGGTCGAGATTACCGTTGAAAATGATGGCGAAGTGCTCACCGCGGAACAGGCCCAGCTGATCCTGGAGCCTTTTCACCGCCTGGAACGCATCGGAAGCATCAAATCCTCGGGAAGCGGCCTGGGGCTGCCTATTGTTGCCGCCGTGGTCCAGGCCCATGGAGGAGCCTTCCGGCTTGCTCCCCGGCCTGCCGGTGGCCTGTCCGCTGTGATACGACTGCCGGCCCTGAAACCCTGGGCCCCGAGCTTCTAG
- a CDS encoding DUF3073 domain-containing protein yields the protein MGRGRQKAKAQRQARDIKYYSPSTDLSALERELGVQSDHHAQNTERNDSSYDEEYSDYDELTKKYSRDDDED from the coding sequence ATGGGGCGCGGCCGTCAAAAGGCTAAAGCACAGCGTCAGGCGCGAGATATCAAGTACTACTCGCCGTCCACTGACCTTTCGGCACTTGAACGCGAGTTGGGCGTTCAGTCCGATCATCATGCTCAGAACACCGAGCGTAATGATTCATCGTATGACGAAGAATATTCGGATTACGACGAGCTGACTAAGAAGTACTCGCGAGACGACGACGAGGATTAG